From a region of the Takifugu flavidus isolate HTHZ2018 chromosome 18, ASM371156v2, whole genome shotgun sequence genome:
- the prl gene encoding prolactin, translating into MAHRKPGDILLLVTVLCMVATARGTVSTSDLLDRVSEHSDMIHSLSTILSQDLDSQLPPVGRMLLPRPSMCHTSSLQTPMDKEQALQISKSDLLSLARSLLHAWADPLLFLSTSAMTLPQLAQSSVSNKIQELKQHSQTLGDGLNILSDRMGQAAQAISSLPYSGGNDLGQDKISKLINLHFLLSCFRRDSHKIDSFLKVLRCRMANMVPEMC; encoded by the exons ATGGCTCACAGAAAACCCGGTgacatcctcctcctcgtgaCAG TGTTGTGCATGGTGGCGACAGCGCGAGGAACCGTCTCTACTAGCGACCTACTGGATCGAGTGTCTGAGCACTCAGACATGATTCACTCACTCAGCACGATACTCTCCCAAGATCTG GATTCTCAGCTACCTCCAGTGGGCCGGATGCTCCTCCCCCGCCCCTCCATGTGCCACACCTCCTCGCTGCAGACTCCTATGGACAAGGAGCAAGCGCTCCAAATATCG AAGTCGGACCTGTTGTCGCTGGCTCGCTCTCTGCTCCATGCCTGGGCCGACCCTCTGCTGTTCCTGTCCACCTCCGCCATGACCCTGCCTCAGCTGGCTCAGAGCAGCGTGTCTAACAAAATCCAGGAGCTGAAGCAGCATTCCCAGACCCTGGGAGATGGTCTGAACATCCTTTCTGACAGG ATGGGGCAGGCAGCTCAGGCCATCTCCTCTCTGCCCTACAGTGGAGGCAATGACTTGGGCCAAGACAAAATCTCCAAACTCATCAACTTGCATTTCCTTTTGTCCTGCTTCCGTCGGGACTCCCATAAAATTGACAGCTTCCTCAAAGTCCTACGTTGCCGGATGGCAAACATGGTACCAGAGATGTGCTGA
- the LOC130515212 gene encoding enkurin-like, whose product MDNISVLAKPYAKVHTCTPRYVSKFRLTVLLEAKANKQAKKTMGPPNEELPDPRNYLKKHAAEHRTLQKLDVERHSPHDNKPPIPPMIAQLPLKSPSDFVKEAVHKEYKTTQPTPKCAVNRNGDKVVVENFGRPIHVKRKDYGLMPLYLQKHNEKEKKDKEAAIRAERELKENIVRGKLEEQQATLECLKKLWSKLNEEYCHLPLIIETRRLINNKKYLEERLAWVEKSIQYMEKCRARHPFHAFKEPHSSNC is encoded by the coding sequence ATGGATAATATATCAGTACTTGCAAAGCCATATGCAAAAGTGCATACCTGCACTCCAAGGTATGTTTCCAAGTTCAGACTGACTGTGCTTCTTGAGGCAAAGGCAAACAAGCAGGCAAAGAAGACAATGGGACCTCCAAATGAAGAGTTGCCAGATCCACGTAACTATCTAAAAAAACATGCGGCAGAGCACAGAACTCTACAAAAGTTAGACGTCGAGCGTCACTCCCCCCATGATAATAAGCCCCCAATTCCACCCATGATAGCCCAGCTACCTTTAAAATCACCGTCTGACTTTGTAAAGGAAGCTGTACATAAGGAATATAAAACAACACAGCCGACACCTAAGTGTGCAGTCAACCGAAATGGAGACAAGGTTGTTGTGGAGAATTTTGGACGCCCCATACATGTGAAGCGAAAGGACTATGGGCTTATGCCTCTctacctgcagaaacacaatgaaaaagaaaagaaagataaagaagCTGCAATAAGGGCTGAGAGAGAGCTAAAGGAAAACATTGTGAGGGGAAAATTGGAGGAGCAGCAAGCTACTTTGGAATGCCTGAAGAAATTGTGGAGCAAGCTGAACGAGGAGTACTGTCACCTCCCACTGATCATAGAAACTCGACGTttgataaataacaaaaaatatCTGGAAGAACGGCTAGCCTGGGTGGAAAAAAGCATCCAATACATGGAGAAATGCAGGGCCAGACACCCATTTCATGCATTCAAAGAGCCACACAGCTCAAACTGCTGA